The sequence below is a genomic window from Lolium perenne isolate Kyuss_39 chromosome 7, Kyuss_2.0, whole genome shotgun sequence.
GCATGTGAAGAGAAAGTAGCAGGTGCAAACCACGTTTGCTGAAAACTCCGTGGAAAACTATGTTCAGTAGTTACAACCCATCTTTACAAAAAACTACTGTGTGGTAGGAGGGAGATATTCTCGAAACGTGCATAAGTTCCAACTCATACTCATTTCATAGGTATACTAAAAAAACAAATTCTTCAACAAACAGTAATCTCTATTACGTGTACTCCTGATAATAACATTATTgtatgggatggagggagtaccgtTTAATGGCTACTATGCACTGTTTGATTTGTTTTTTTACACCGCCTAaattgttttgagtttgaactTAAAATTTGCATGTTTATAAAACCCCCACTTCTCAAACATGTTTTATTTTCTTTAGAATTGTTTCAAACATATTAACATGACTTAGAAATTGTCCTGTTTGATAACTCACGTAATTATGCTAAAATTTtggtattgttgttgttgtttcttcAGAGTCAGATTCTCATGTTCCAGAATATTAGTTGCATACGCGAACCAGTTTTCCCAATATGCATTGCAGGCAGCGGCCATAGACAGAAGGTGGACACCAAGCAGTTCAGCAAAACGTGAGCGATATACTACCAGTGAAGTAAAACTAAACGGAGAGTCATGACGGTCCTGAGTGGCGCCCAGCCATCCGAGAGACAGTCCTGCGCTTCATGGGGCAATCCAAAGACATCTAACCACCTGCCACTCAATTGAATCCCTACATACCCAGCCAGGCCCCAGTCAAGTTGAGTTTCTGTACTCGCGCTCACGAGGATTGCGTTGCCATCGCACCGGCACCGCCCACTTTGCCCCACTCCGTGTCAATCATCAAAGATTCACAGGGCAACTCAGGACACCTGCCGCTTGCAACCATTCCATTCCAatctcatctccaccaccatgccATTGCCATCCGGCCCCAGCTCGGCTGGTTGATGCAGCTTCACATCATTCATTGAGTCACACCTCCCCTGACACGTTCCGGACAAAAGCTACCTGCAGGCTCCACGACACATGCACGGTACAACCACGCTGCGATGCCGGGGAGCCAAAGTTGAAAATCAGGTCGTAGCTGAATTTAGTTTTCTCTTCAGGTTCACCAGATGCTGTGCAACAAAAACAGTGGCATCGCAATACAGTAAGCGGGAGAACAGACGACACCCctactgttttttccatctccTAACAAGATCACCACACCACAGACCAGGCAATTCACAGCATCACAGTCCATGAAAGGTCGACAAGAGATCCATTACAAAACTACTAGGTTAGAGATAAAAAGGAGAGGCTAAGTGGCTTTTTTACAGAAGAGCGCCACCGATCCAGAGAATCATTCTTTCTCACGGTTAATCTCCAGGCACCCAGGACATATTTAGACAAAATGTGAGCTACATAGCTCCTGCTACTGCTACTCCACTTCACTTCTACCTGCACCCGCCACCCGAGTTCCACGTCGGCAGACGCCGCTGCTGCTCTACTCGGTGTTGTGGGAGATGGCCTCGCCGAACTTGAGGAACAGCTCCGCGTCCGACGTGCTCGACGAAGTTGCGCAAGAGAGCGCTCCAGCGCCACGCAGGCTGACATACTCGTTGGCGTAGCTCGGGAGGATGGCCTGCGTCTGTGGAGACGACGGCGGCTGGGTGGGCTTCGGCGGCGGGTCAGGGTGCACGAGGCAGTCCAGGACACGCACCACCTCATGCATCGTCGGTCGATCGGACGGCTGCCTCTTGGTGCAGAGGAGCGCCAGCTGGAATATCTTCTTCACCTCGCCGAGATCTTGGCAGGTGTCTGAGATGTCAGGGTCGACCGTCTCCATCACCGCGTTGCTTGCCGTCTTCGATAGGATCTGCATTTGCAACAGTACAAACTGTGAAATCTGTTTCATTGCGGTGTAACTTGTATATATCACAAGTATCTGGTCTGATTCGGAGATGAGTTAAATGCTAAATGCCAAGGGGGGGCAAATATTTGGAGTGACACTGTAATTTGTAGCTTTCCATCTACATGATTGACAGACGGGGGACAAAAATGGCAGGCTTTAGGGGACGGGATCACTGCTACTTATAATGGAGCTTTCAATGGCCATATGCGATGGATCAGTCCACACCACAGGTCCACAGTTGCAGATAGATCTACACACATGATGGGGGTTTCATGTTGCTGGTCCCCTTGCAGGAACATAAGCCTAATGGGGATCATCCAGCAATTATTGGCACTACCAGAATCCAAAGCAAAATAGGCGGAAGAAAACAACGCACTAAGCTGAGGAACTGCAAGAGAATGGAAGATTAGTTACCGAGTGATGGAGATTGCACTCGTTGTCCACGGGCTTTTTGCCAGTCAGCAGCTCCAGCAGAACAATGCCATAGCTGTAGACATCAGACTTCTCGTTGAGGCGGGAGGTGCGCGCATACTCGGGATCAATGTATCCAATGGTGCCCATGACATAGGTCGACGTGTGAGTCTTTGAAACACATAAGCTCTTAGCAATGCCAAAATCCGTAAGGTGGGACTCGTAATCTTTGTCGAGGAGAATATTCTTTGATTTTACATCCCTGTGGATTATTCTCGGACTGCAGTCATGGTGAAGGTAAGCCAGGCCTTGAGCAGCACCAAGAGCAATCCTAAGGCGAGTCTCCCAATCAAGTTTTTTCTTCTTGGATGGACCTTCTAGAATTAAAAAAGAACAGTGTTATGATACCATAACAGTCCATCAACTACATGATCAAAAAATAAGCAGGACTAGAAATGTGCTTTACTGTTCTGTGGCAGATGAACAGAAAAAGACCTTCGAAATCAAAATAAAATACAAGTGCTAGCTATGGATCACTGACACTAAATTAGCCTCAGCATTGTAAAAACTGTGTCAATGAGTTGGTGGCAAAGTGCACTTACCATGTAAAACATCCCAGAGGCTGCCATTTTCCATGTACTCGTAGAAGAGAAGATTCCCAACAGGTGAGAGGGAGTATCCTTGAAGGCTGACTAAATTCCGGTGTTTGATACTGCCAACAGTCTCAAGCTCAGTCTGGAATTGTTTCAGGCTTTGCGGGTACTGGGCATACAACTTTTTGACTGCCACCGGTGTGCAGTTCTTCAGAACACATTTGTAAACTGTGCTCGATGCCCCATACCCAATGATGTATTTCTCACTCAAGTTCTCAGTCATCCGCATTATGTCTTCATATACATGAAGGGCCATGTTCATATTAAGTATCACTAGCTTGGGCGGAACATTGCTCACTGCAACAACATGCAAATTTATTACAGAAGACTATTTAGTGTTAAAGGATCAATTATGGTCTATGAGTGGGCAGTCAAGATATGCCGACAAGATATTATAGTTTAATAGAACACATTAATTAACTAGACATGACTTCTATGGAAACGTAAAACTTGCCAATTAGGTATGTCGATGCATTACCTGGTTTGCTTACAGAGTCATCTTTGAAAGCAGGAGGGCTGTGCGGCCTACAAACAGCTACTAGAATCATCAGGAGAATAACGAGCCCACCCAGAGCAATGCCTAGTATTGCAGCCTTTGAGATTAGTGCTGCATAGAAAAACCAGGGCAGAATGACAGTATATTAGAATGAAGAAAATGTGCATATTCGGAAGTTAATATGGAAATGCTATTTTTACGTTTCTCTTGGTGGCTGGAGGAACGGCATGAGCCAACCCAATATCCACATAGTCCAGGATTACCCAAGAAGCTGAAGGAAGGGCCAGATTGTTAAACTACTGTTTCGAAATCTGATTGTAAGGGTGAAACAGTGATTGAAATGATAAAGCACACTACCTGTCAGGTGTAAATCTTGAAAAGTTGTTATCAGTAGGGACAACACCAGCCAAATTATTGTACGACATATTTCTGTTCACAGAGGCAAGAATATAATGTCAGCAAAATCAAACAGCCACACTGCTCAAAACTTCTTTGGGAACTTACAAAATATTTAGACTGAAGCAGTTCACCAATGAAGAGACATCCCCAGTTATATTGTTATTTTCCAATTTACTGCAAGAGCGAATAATAGAGAGATTAATTAATAATCAGCCGAGACTACATACTGAACCTTCTACAAAACTTACTGATTAAGCAAAACTACGTGACAGGAAAAGATATGACTCACAGCAACATCAGATTCTGTAGCattccaagttcttgaggaatcagACCACCAAGATGGTTATTGGACAAGTCACTGAAATAACACCCAAGTAATTCAATATAGCATCCAAGGAACTAACTGTTGAAAGGACTATGATTAGATCACAATGTACTTACATCTCCATGATACTCCTCAAGTTACCAAACTCCGCAGGGATGAATCCGATAAGACTATTCTTGCTCAGGTTACTAGAGAAAAAAGTTCAAATATCAACACACTTTTTATGCATGCAACCAAATATCAACGCATGATGGTGGAAATAAACTCAAAATCATAGATGAAAACACTTACAGTCTCAGTAGATGCTCCAAGCTGCCTATGGCTGATGGAATCGGACCAGTAATCATGTTACAGGATAAGTCCCTGGTACATGTATTTTCATTATACATGGCATGGCATTAAAAGAATATTCTCAAGAACTAATGAGATAATCGGACTTacaagatgtccaaattgttgaTTCTTGATAGCTCAATAGGAATAGGACCACTCAAAGAATTTGACGACAGATTCCTGAATAAACAGATGAACACAAgtcgaaaatgaacaagcagacaAGGTTGCACTTAATATGCACTATGCATATCAAACAATTTAAAGTACAATCGGCAAAGTTTATTCGAATTCACCATAGCACAATTTAATCATAAAACCATAACTTACAAAGAGG
It includes:
- the LOC127317818 gene encoding LRR receptor-like serine/threonine-protein kinase ER1, giving the protein MIQSSAPAAMATTTSTAAVIAFFLLVAGAVADDGATLLEVKKSFRNVGNVLYDWSGNDYCSWRGVLCDNVTFAVAALNLSGLNLEGEISPAVGSLKSLVSIDLKSNGLTGQIPDEIGDCSSIKTLDLSFNNLDGDIPFSVSKLKHIETLILKNNQLVGAIPSTLSQLPNLKILDLAQNKLSGEIPRLIYWNEVLQYLGLRGNHLEGSLSPDMCQLTGLWYFDVKNNSLTGQIPDTIGNCTSFQVLDLSYNQLTGSIPFNIGFLQVATLSLQGNKFTGPIPSVIGLMQALAVLDLSYNQLSGPIPSILGNLTYTEKLYMQGNRLTGTIPPELGNMSTLHYLELNDNELTGLIPPELGKLTGLYDLNLANNSLEGPIPNNISSCLNLNSFNAHGNKLNGTIPRSLSKLESMTSLNLSSNSLSGPIPIELSRINNLDILDLSCNMITGPIPSAIGSLEHLLRLNLSKNSLIGFIPAEFGNLRSIMEIDLSNNHLGGLIPQELGMLQNLMLLKLENNNITGDVSSLVNCFSLNILNMSYNNLAGVVPTDNNFSRFTPDSFLGNPGLCGYWVGSCRSSSHQEKPLISKAAILGIALGGLVILLMILVAVCRPHSPPAFKDDSVSKPVSNVPPKLVILNMNMALHVYEDIMRMTENLSEKYIIGYGASSTVYKCVLKNCTPVAVKKLYAQYPQSLKQFQTELETVGSIKHRNLVSLQGYSLSPVGNLLFYEYMENGSLWDVLHEGPSKKKKLDWETRLRIALGAAQGLAYLHHDCSPRIIHRDVKSKNILLDKDYESHLTDFGIAKSLCVSKTHTSTYVMGTIGYIDPEYARTSRLNEKSDVYSYGIVLLELLTGKKPVDNECNLHHSILSKTASNAVMETVDPDISDTCQDLGEVKKIFQLALLCTKRQPSDRPTMHEVVRVLDCLVHPDPPPKPTQPPSSPQTQAILPSYANEYVSLRGAGALSCATSSSTSDAELFLKFGEAISHNTE